The genomic DNA cttggcatttgcattttgtgtgaaaGCAACCAAAAATGACCTGCTGAAcgagaaaaactgtaatactTAGTTTGAATTTTGTATTGAACTGTATTGCTGCACTTTTGTAAAGCTTGTGTAACCTGTTTTAGTAcctcccaaaaaataaataatgcaataatatatataaatgtagctGAATTTGTTTcactgtgtttgtgtcagtgtatgtcagtgtgtgtgtcatgtgtgtgtgtgtcagtgtgtgtgtcactgtgtttgtgtcagtgtttgtgtgtgtgtcagtgtgtgtgtgtgtgtcagtgtgtgtgtgtgtcagtgtgtgtgtgtgtgtcagtgtgtgtcgtgtgtgtgtgtgtgtgtcagtgtgtgtcgtgtgtgtgtgtgtgtgtgtgtgtcagtgtgtgtgtcactgtgtttgtgttagtgtttgtgtgtgtgtgtcagtgtgtgtgtgtgtgtcagtgtgtgtcagtgtttgtgtatgtgtgtgtgtgtgtcagtatactCCTCTGTCTATATTTAtctatactgtatgtgtgtgcctATATGTGTAACTGTGCATTGTATCCGTTAGTGTGTGGGCTGGGTGAGGGGCAGAGAGCCACAGCGCAGCCTGACAGGATGTTTGTACAGTATACACACACCCggcgcgagagagagagagagagagagagagagagagagagagagagagaatgagagagtgtgtgtgggagggctGTGGTTTTCTGGTTGGGGGAAAAGAGGTAGAACACCTGCAGAGAGACAGAAATGGGTTAAGAGTATTTGAAACAAACTCACTCactgttaattattaataatactattgGTACTAGATTGTAAGTTTACACTATTTTACACTATACAGTGCTGTgtaatactgtactgcactccactatactgtactgcactgtattgcactgtactctactgtaccATACTATACAGTGTACTATACTGTATAGTACtatttataattttaaactttactgtataatactgtactgcactgtactatactgtgcaATACTTTACTGTGCTCTACTGTGCAATACTGTACTGAACTCTACTGTAtcatactgtactgcactgtactgtactacactatttAAAGTTGTACTCTACAGTACTCTACTGTACTATGCTATACTCTACTGtataatactgtactgtactctactgtgtaATACTCTACTGTACTCTGCTATACTCTACTGTATAATACTGCAGTATACTCTACTGTGTTGTACTCTACTGCatcatactgtactgtactctatAATAATCTAAGGTACTCTGCTATACTCTACTGTATAATACTGTAGTATATTCTATTGTATAATAATCTAAGGTACTctgctatactgtactgtataatacTGTATTCTACTGTATACACTGAGGTGCACTGTATTGCAGAGAAGTGAAGTATACAGCACTATGTTACACTAGTATTATAACACTATGATTCTACTCAGTTTATACTGCCACCATGCTGCTGTTGACTGAggccaattaagtaatttagatgCCAATTAACTAATTACAGAAATCACACCTGTTATGAGCTTCTGCATCAGAGAGAGAGGTTGACTGAAAATACACAGgaaacaggtgtgtgtgtgtgtgtgtttgtgtatgactttatgtgtgtgtgtctgtgtgtgtgtgagagtgtgtatatGGAGGGGGTGGTATATCGGAAAATGTGACACAGCACATCctgtttatcaattaaaaaaagtcaaaacaccccccccaccctctttCACTCTCCACCCCacctcagtcagtgttaatgtgctgtagtgtccagtcagtcagtgttaatgtactgtagtgtccagtcagtcagtcagtgttaatgtgctatagtgtccagtcagtcagtgttaatgtgctgtagtgtccagtcagtcagtcagtgttaatgtgctgtagtgtccagtcagtcagtgttaatgtgctgtagtgtccagtcagtcagtgttaatgtgctgtagtgtccagtcagtcagtgttaatgtactgtagtgtccagtcagtcagtcagtgttaatgtgctatagtgtccagtcagtcagtgttaatgtactgtagtgtccagtcagtcagtcagtgttaatgtgctgtagtgtccagtcagtcagtgttaatgtgctgtagtgtccagtcagtcattgttaatgtgctatagtgtccagtcagtcagtcagtgttaatgtgctgtagtgtccagtcagtcagtgttaatgtgctgtagtgtccagtcagtcagtgttaatgtactgtagtgtccagtcagtcagtcagtgttaatgtgctgtagtgtccagtcagtcagtgttaatgtactgtagtgtccagtcagtcagtcagtgttaatgtgctatagtgtccagtcagtcagtgttaatgtgctgtagtgtccagtgtgtgtgagagagatatctgtattgtaaaatataaattatgttgTATTGTTATGAAAGTTGAGATAATAGTTATAGTATCTTAAAATATCAAGCACCATTTACCATTAGTATTATTAACAGTATACACAGTAAAAGTAGTTAttatgtagtaataataataatatctaatAATAATGTTACTAATTGTGTTTTAAGTTTACATGCTACTGCTACTATTATTAAGACTagttaaatgtatttcatgtaatcatcatcatcatcatattatgattatttatgattattattattgctgttgatTTATTTGTAACGGTCTCACTCccctcccttctctcctctcgtttaaattgttttgcgtcatccctttctctctttctctctctccctctctgtttcACTCACTCGTTTGCTCACACTCGTTCAAGCGCTCACTCgcttggggagagagagagacagaaagagacagagggggggagagagaaagagaaggggaAATTGGAGACAAATATTGAAAGATGACAAACAAACTGGACAGGTGAGTCAAACTGAAAAACTGAGAGTTTCTCGTTTTGATCCCTCTCACTCTCCTTGTCTCTGTCATTCACTATCTATATCTTATTGTCtccagccagtcagtcagtcagtgttaatgtgctgtagtgtccagtcagtcagtcagtgttaatgtactatagtgtccagtcagtcagtcagtgttaatgtgctgtagtgtccagtcagtcagtcagtgttaatgtgctgtagtgtccagtcagacagtgttaatgtactgtagtgtccagtcagtcagtgttaatgtgctgtagtgtccagtcagacagtgttaatgtactgtagtgtccagtcagtcagtgttaatgtggtgtagtgtccagtcagtcagtgttaatgtgctgtagtgtccagtcagtcagtcagtgttaatgtactgtagtgtccagtcagccagtcagtgttaatgtgctgtagtgtccagtcagtcagtgttaatgtactgtagtgtccagtcaatcagtcagtgttaatgtgctgtagtgtccagtcagtcagtcagtgttaatgtgctgtagtgtccagtcagtcagtgttaatgtgctgtagtgtccagtcaatcagtcagtgttaatgtactgtagtgtccagtcagtcagtcagtgttaatgtactatagtgtccagtcagtcagtcagtcagtgttaatatactgtagtgtccagtcagtcagtcagtgttaatgtgctgtagtgtccagtcagtcagtcagtgttaatgtactgtagtgtccagtcagtcagtgttaatgtactgtagtgtccagtcagtcagtcagtgttaatatactgtagtgtccagtcagtcagttagtgttaatgtactgtagtgtccagtcagtcagtcagtgttaatgtgctgtagtgtccagtcagtcagtcagtgttaatgtgctgtagtgtccagtcagtcagtcagtgttaatgtactgtagtgtccagtcagtcagtgttaatgtgctgtagtgtccagtcagtcagtcagtgttaatgtgctgtagtgtccagtcagtcagtcagtgttaatgtactgtataatatatatatatatatatatatatatatatatatatatatatatgtatattactcTCTCtagtattctctctctctctctctctctctctctctctctctcattgacTAAGCATTCTCACTTTCAgaactttctctctctatctctggcATCGTATCAAGTTTTCTATTAAGTTTCTGTTTTGACTCGAAACTTGACAATGACAGAGGGAGAGCAAcgggggggacagagacagagacagaggcagaggTAGAAAGGGAGAGGACATAGAGTGATTGGAGGACAGAATAGAGACTGAGATACAGTCATTTcactatatataatttatgattcgatttgatttatttatagagATTGAGGCTGAGAGAGTGacaggaggaagagagggagacagaaatggagggtgagagaaggaggaagagagtgagagacggGGTGAGAGAAGGAGGAAGAGAGGTAGAGCGAGAGAtggagggtgagagagggaggaagagaggagagaaaaagagagagagagcctgccacagcctgagggacagtgtgtggacaCCATGGCCAGGGGGGTGTGGTATATATACGTATTATCTGTAACATAGATATTGTTTATTTGCTGAAATATTTATTGTATCATTGCTGTAAAGCTTTGGCAAACACCAATAAAGTGAGAGAGGGATACGGTTTTATTGGGctaagtaaaatactgttttatttggtatagtattttacattttcattaaataaaaacaattcaattttttaatacttatgattaaaatctttaaaaatcaattcttaaaatcacttaaaatttttaaaatcttcgtgatttttaacaaaaaacaaaacaattaacttcaaaataaacgtgcccaaaacaacaaaacaaacgtgataaaagcaaaagctgcacaccaacataaaagtcaaatacattgaaaataactgaaaatgcattggacaaaataaagaaacaattaaaaaggtaaaaaataaaggtaaaaaataaaaaacaaacaaaaaaggtccaatgcatttaaaattaaatccaaaacggtcaatgtatttgacaaaagaatataacaaaactttaTTGGGCTAAGTATTGCggaagtaaaatactgtttattaggttaagtattttacattttacataaataaaaacaattcaatttttttaatacttatgattaaaatctttaaaatcaatccttaaaatcacttaaaaaaaatttaaatctgtgattttaacaagaactaaaacaattaactttaaaataaacgtgcccaaaacaacaaaacaaacgtgataaaagcaaaagctGCTcaccaacaaaaaggtcaaatacattgaaaataactaaaaatgcattgaacaaaataaaaaaacaattaaaaaggaaaaaataaaaaacaaacaaaaaaggtccaatgcattttaaattaaacccaaaacggtcaatgtatttgacaacagaatataacaaaactataccaaaaaccctaaacaatgtgatttaaaagcaACTAATTAGTTGCTTTTAAGTATTGCAGAAGTGCAGTTTCATTgtcctgcctccctctctctcagtgtgctGCTGACCCAGAAGAAGTTCCTGTACCACTATAAGAACCTGCGCTGGGCCCGGGGGCGCCACGAGACCTACCTGTGCTTCGTGGTGAAGAGGAGGGCGGGGCCACACTCCCACTCCCTGGACTTCGGACACCTGCGCAATCGCTCCGGCTGCCACGTGGAGGTGAGGGGGCAACGAGCCACGACTGtatttcccacaatgcaccggGACGGTATTTTCTCTGAGGTCCATGTGGCTGAGTAGGAAGTGGAAGTGGGAGTAGTGTTTGTCTCTAGATCCCACACTATGCCATCATTGCTTGATGAACAGTAAGGATAGGTTCTGGGTGCAAAACTACAATTCTCATGATGCTCAGGGGTAGTGCTTCCATTGACGCCCATATTGGGGGGCAGGAAATTGCTCATAGGGGTTGTACCTTACAATTGTCACCGTATATCACATTATATTCTCATACAATTATCCACTGATACAGCTGGGTTTGCACGGgtgcattctgtgtacagtacCTTGCTGAAGGGTGCAATAGCAGTGCCCCCCCACcgggattgaacccacgacccCCCAGCCCCGACTGCTGCTCCACACTGCTGGAAAACAGAGAGAAAATGAATTCTCTCTGTGCTGTTGTGGGGGAGGCGCAGGATGCGACTGTGGTATAAACAATACTTCCCATGATGCTGCAGGGCTGCATTACCATTGACTCCTGTAGTGTTGAGTAGGCAGTGGCTCATGAGAGACACAATTATTTGTGTTACCTCAATGTTCTAGTGTTTCAGGGTGTACAGACAGAAATAGTAAAGATATAAAACTGCAGTTCCCATGATGCTCTAGGGTAGTGTTTCCTTTGACTAATGCTGCGGTCACGTCATGTGGGAAGGAGGGTAAATATGAGCTCCCGACTTGAAAAAAACGTTCACGTCAGCTTCCAGGTCGTAAATATGACCCGTGAACTCGGTTTCTCCCACTTCCACTCCCCAATTCTGATGTCATGAACGCAGAACTCTTAGTAAACGACACGATACATGGCATCCAATTCGGTTGTAAAGtgtaatcaattaaaatgaatgttttcAATCATCTTTGCCTACTTAAGTTCCATGACCGTTCATATGTTCTCCAACTGCTTTTCCACCTACAGTGTCATTAGCCATAACTCAGCTCCCAAAAACACCACTAACTATATTTATGACATTAAAtagcatacattttgttttgtttttgatcatTTCTGTATTTTAGAGACTCTGAATTGTTGTATATGTTGTATGTTGAGGAAAACTTCCATCTGAAAGGGTTCGCCCGAGGTCACTGTGTGAACACTCTCGAGCTGCTGCTCCGAACAAATAAGTGGTTTCTACTGTAATTCCCACAGGACGTGAACGTAGAGTCAGATTTCAGTGGGACTCAAGgtcttcaattttaaaataagagtcaccttcactccctccctccctctctctctgtagataaTAGAAATCAATTCTAGACCTCCCACAAGGCCTCACGTCCAAACACAATGATTTCCTGTGGCCTGATGCATGATGGGAACTGTACTAGTTGAAACTGTCCTtccttctctctcgctctctttccctctcactctctccctatacctccctctcccccttccCATcgccccttctctctctctctttccctctccctccctaaAAATGACAAAcgacattttctttattatctTGGGGTCATATTTCATaatctcttgctctctctctctctccctccagctgCTGTTCCTACGCTACCTCTCCCGCCTGTGGCCGGCCAGCGTCAGCTCAGCCATCAGCTACTCGGTCACCTGGTTTTGCTCCTGGTCCCCCTGCGTCCACTGCGCCCAGCGGCTGGCCGGCTTCCTGCAGCTGCACCCAAACCTGCGGTTGCGCATCTTCGTCTCGCGCCTCTACTTCTGCGAGGACAACAAGCAGGAGCCCGAGGGCCTGCGGGCGCTCAAGAGGGCGGGCGCGCAGCTGTCCGTCATGACCTTcaaaggtgaggaagagggggagcgagggaggagg from Amia ocellicauda isolate fAmiCal2 chromosome 1, fAmiCal2.hap1, whole genome shotgun sequence includes the following:
- the aicda gene encoding single-stranded DNA cytosine deaminase; amino-acid sequence: MTNKLDSVLLTQKKFLYHYKNLRWARGRHETYLCFVVKRRAGPHSHSLDFGHLRNRSGCHVELLFLRYLSRLWPASVSSAISYSVTWFCSWSPCVHCAQRLAGFLQLHPNLRLRIFVSRLYFCEDNKQEPEGLRALKRAGAQLSVMTFKDYFYCWTTFVASRARVFKAWEGLHQNSVRLSRKLNRILRPCDDIEDLNDAFKLLGL